One window of the Carnobacterium maltaromaticum DSM 20342 genome contains the following:
- a CDS encoding alpha/beta hydrolase yields MNYFITDKNNKEFFVLFHGTGGNEYSLLFVSGDLNPEAGVISFLGNSGTGTTRRFFNPLIEGTLDRADFNQNVATFLDTWTEIKPQNAKLTFIGYSNGANFLLGILEKAPEIADKIILMHPANLGYIFKEQTNTPILLTYGANDYMVPPGDVLALANQMKPFFPKLEAKLLDSGHEVTDLEVKTIKNFLNQH; encoded by the coding sequence ATGAATTATTTTATCACAGATAAGAATAATAAGGAATTTTTTGTGTTGTTTCATGGTACAGGAGGAAATGAATATTCATTACTTTTTGTTAGTGGGGACCTTAATCCCGAAGCTGGAGTCATTAGTTTTTTAGGAAATTCTGGAACAGGAACAACGCGTCGTTTCTTTAATCCGTTGATTGAAGGTACGCTAGATCGAGCTGATTTTAATCAAAATGTGGCGACCTTTTTAGATACCTGGACAGAAATCAAGCCTCAAAATGCTAAATTAACATTTATTGGCTATTCTAATGGTGCTAATTTTTTACTAGGCATCCTTGAAAAAGCTCCTGAAATAGCTGATAAGATTATATTGATGCATCCCGCTAATTTAGGGTACATATTTAAAGAACAAACGAACACACCTATTTTACTAACCTATGGAGCAAATGATTACATGGTTCCACCAGGTGATGTGCTAGCATTAGCGAATCAAATGAAGCCATTTTTCCCAAAATTAGAAGCGAAATTATTAGATTCAGGTCATGAAGTAACCGATCTTGAAGTAAAAACAATTAAGAATTTTTTGAATCAGCACTAA